Proteins encoded within one genomic window of Macaca thibetana thibetana isolate TM-01 chromosome 3, ASM2454274v1, whole genome shotgun sequence:
- the PGAM2 gene encoding phosphoglycerate mutase 2: MATHRLVMVRHGESTWNQENRFCGWFDAELSEKGAEEARRGAKAIKDAKMEFDICYTSVLKRAIRTLWAILDGTDQMWLPVVRTWRLNERHYGGLTGLNKAETAAKHGEEQVKIWRRSFDIPPPPMNEKHPYYNSISKERRYAGLKPGELPTCESLKDTIARALPFWNEEIVPQIKAGKRVLIAAHGNSLRGIVKHLEGMSDQAIMELNLPTGIPIVYELNKELKPTKPMQFLGDEETVRKAMEAVAAQGKAK, from the exons ATGGCCACCCACCGCCTTGTGATGGTCCGGCACGGCGAGAGCACATGGAACCAGGAGAACCGTTTCTGTGGCTGGTTCGATGCAGAGCTGAGTGAAAAGGGGGCCGAGGAGGCCAGGCGGGGAGCCAAGGCCATCAAGGACGCCAAGATGGAGTTTGACATCTGCTACACGTCGGTGCTGAAGCGGGCCATCCGCACCCTCTGGGCCATCCTGGATGGCACGGACCAGATGTGGCTGCCTGTGGTGCGCACTTGGCGCCTCAATGAGCGGCATTACGGGGGCCTCACAGGCCTCAACAAGGCAGAAACGGCCGCCAAGCACGGGGAGGAGCAGGTGAAGATCTGGAGGCGCTCCTTTGACATCCCGCCGCCCCCCATGAACGAGAAGCACCCCTACTACAACTCCATTAGCAAG GAGCGTCGGTACGCAGGTCTGAAGCCCGGGGAACTGCCCACCTGCGAGAGCCTCAAGGACACCATTGCCCGGGCCCTGCCCTTCTGGAACGAGGAGATTGTTCCCCAGATCAAGGCCGGCAAGCGAGTGCTCATTGCAGCTCACGGGAACAGCCTGCGGGGCATTGTCAAGCACCTGGAAG GGATGTCAGACCAGGCAATCATGGAGCTGAACCTGCCCACGGGGATCCCCATTGTGTATGAGCTGAACAAGGAGCTGAAGCCCACCAAGCCTATGCAGTTCCTGGGTGATGAGGAAACGGTGCGGAAGGCCATGGAGGCTGTGGCAGCCCAGGGCAAGGCCAAGTGA